The following proteins come from a genomic window of Nicotiana tomentosiformis chromosome 12, ASM39032v3, whole genome shotgun sequence:
- the LOC138903379 gene encoding uncharacterized protein: protein MKGSDSGAAIQLLHSVLDVDDYSEVNSTNFICDWRNKFIEYLRHGKFPEDPKASRALRIKATRYYLVDGQLYMRSFQGPLARCLGTSEADYMMREVREGVCGNHSGADSLVLKLVITGYYWLWIEQDVKEFVKKCDKC, encoded by the coding sequence ATGAAAGGATCTGATTCCGGTGCGGCAATTCAATTGTTGCATTCAGTGTTGGATGTGGATGACTATAGTGAAGTTAATTCAACCAATTTTATCTGTGATTGGAGGAACAAGTTCATTGAATATCTAAGGCATGGCAAATTTCCTGAAGACCCAAAAGCGTCCCGTGCACTACGGATCAAGGCGACTCGTTACTATCTTGTTGACGGACAATTGTATATGAGGTCATTCCAAGGACCATTGGCTCGGTGTTTAGGGACATCGGAGGCTGACTACATGATGAGGGAAGTTCGTGAAGGAGTCTGTGGAAACCATTCTGGTGCAGACTCGTTGGTTCTCAAGTTAGTCATAACTGGCTACTATTGGCTCTGGATAGAGCAAGATGTAAAGGAATTTGTAAAAAAGTGTGataaatgttaa